A section of the Babylonia areolata isolate BAREFJ2019XMU chromosome 31, ASM4173473v1, whole genome shotgun sequence genome encodes:
- the LOC143275842 gene encoding uncharacterized protein LOC143275842, with protein sequence MNFVKSAQEYHSTDVSHAQEQHNQGYHSRQGFGGGGGGGFNGPGPMAQNFRGPSNSFMGPRGGYSRPPGRFGGSGGGGFSGSQQFGGSRGEQGGGMGRQRYNNDAQQRFGGGSQKPSASQYSGFVKPVKTEDQFEGGDGSRAPPPSTPYSGMSRSFSSPSMPMRHPYSGPRFPGTSGPRMMGKSASSGEGGGPIRAGIRGIGRGPRFGGGAGRGGSATTNTTNDNFSGVEAATAAAARATREATNPHAKCIVLASGNMNLSKFKRLAEEIKKLKSKRPNAIDTIHSAANIAHVSIQSEIESGPIVRGTGTFFCLVQFDGINISVATGLNKRASKVEAFEIALQKLMKPFQRIIEIDGATKEFQASDYDFAAEEPRQTVIKPTSTVVANISGEGGDSINSFQRESNVEAIVDIKKRNYVAKELGDFVLVEPQEHNSSVNGASILRRSADFSKMLLEYDFAASGSGGAVRCVLKLEGKVLADIVAHSKMASKIEASQKAVDVLRDQCWTILTKQVHDSNTPEITKEEMFDDLATCFSTSSVSSMSTPIADGNKGKKLLEKMGWRGGGIGKDGAGIEEPVTMKQVINREGLGLDAKRGISGDFRARITELLENYAASERQDDLVFSPHFRKDERIIIHNECRRLNLKSKSNGQGNTRYLIIRRKRSAFQLLEHVMRCGGETARYKVVPPGERKYPWRSVLPTAASLNASAAPKTQTSAASKSSAPPPQHGGPPMATQGKQGLLSTPMLGMVAQNLAAGMLAQMGSCLMGQNGPAGGMMGHNSAMMGHNSGMMGGTRGVAHGMARPNSSPAMMGQNRGGLLGAKPASFQGQNFPSGVMGPSQNSVPK encoded by the exons ATGAATTTTGTCAAGTCAGCACAAGAATACCACAGCACAGATGTCTCACATGCCCAGGAGCAGCACAACCAAGGTTATCACAGCAGgcaggggtttggtggggggggagggggaggtttcaACGGCCCAGGACCCATGGCCCAGAACTTTCGTGGGCCTTCCAATTCCTTCATGGGACCCAGGGGTGGGTACAGCAGACCCCCAGGTCGTTTTGGAGggtctggtggtggtggcttcAGTGGTTCCCAGCAGTTTGGAGGATCCCGGGGGGAGCAAGGGGGCGGCATGGGCAGGCAGAGATACAACAATGATGCCCAGCAGAGGTTTGGCGGTGGCAGTCAGAAACCGTCGGCGTCTCAGTACAGCGGCTTTGTCAAGCCAGTGAAGACAGAGGACCAGTTTGAGGGAGGGGACGGGAGCagggcccctcccccctccaccccatactCTGGCATGAGCAGGTCTTTCTCGTCGCCATCCATGCCGATGCGACACCCGTACAGCGGACCTCGCTTCCCGGGCACCTCGGGGCCCAGGATGATGGGCAAGTCAGCGtctagtggggagggagggggcccgATAAGGGCTGGGATTCGCGGGATCGGCAGAGGACCCCGGTTTGGGGGAGGAGCTGGAAGAGGCGGCagcgccaccaccaacaccaccaatgaCAACTTCAGCGGGGTGGAGGCGGCAACAGCGGCGGCGGCCCGTGCCACCCGGGAGGCCACCAACCCTCATGCCAAGTGCATCGTTCTGGCCTCAGGCAACATGAACCTGTCCAAGTTCAAGCGCCTCGCTGAGGAGATCAAAAAGCTCAAGTCTAAACGGCCCAACGCCATCGACACCATCCACTCGGCAGCCAACATTgctcatgtcagcattcagtcagAGATCGAGTCGGGCCCTATTGTGCGAGGGACAGGCACGTTCTTCTGCTTGGTTCAGTTTGACGGCATCAACATCTCCGTTGCCACTGGCCTCAACAAACGTGCGTCCAAAGTGGAAGCCTTTGAGATTGCCCTGCAGAAGCTGATGAAGCCGTTCCAGCGCATCATTGAAATCGACGGCGCCACCAAGGAGTTCCAGGCATCTGACTATGACTTTGCAGCGGAGGAACCGAGGCAGACGGTGATCAAGCCGACGTCCACTGTGGTGGCCAATatcagtggggaagggggggactcCATCAATAGCTTTCAGAGGGAATCCAACGTCGAGGCCATTGTGGACATCAAGAAGAGGAATTATGTGGCCAag GAGCTGGGTGACTTTGTACTGGTGGAGCCCCAGGAGCACAACAGCAGTGTGAACGGAGCCAGCATCCTCAGACGGAGTGCTGACTTCAGCAAAATGCTGCTGGAGTATGACTTTGCTGCGTCAGGGTCCGGTGGggcagtcag GTGCGTGCTGAAGCTGGAAGGCAAGGTCCTGGCCGACATTGTGGCCCACAGTAAAATGGCCTCCAAGATTGAAGCGTCCCAGAAAGCAGTGGACGTGCTTCGCGATCAGTGCTGGACCATCCTGACGAAGCAGGTGCACGACAGCAACACCCCCGAGATCACCAAGGAGGAGATGTTTGACGACCTGGCCACCTGCTTCTCCACCAGCTCCGTCTCCTCCATGTCCACCCCCATCGCCGATGGCAACAAGGGCAAGAAGCTGCTGGAGAAGATGGGCTGGAGAGGGGGCGGCATCGGCAAGGACGGGGCAGGGATCGAGGAGCCGGTCACCATGAAGCAGGTGATCAACCGTGAAGGTCTGGGGCTGGACGCCAAGCGGGGCATCTCGGGCGACTTCCGCGCCCGCATCACAGAGCTGCTGGAGAACTATGCGGCCTCTGAGCGGCAGGACGACCTGGTCTTCTCCCCGCATTTCCGCAAGGATGAGCGCATCATCATCCACAACGAGTGCCGGCGGCTGAACCTGAAGAGCAAGAGCAACGGCCAGGGCAACACGCGCTACCTCATCATCCGTCGCAAGCGCTCGGCCTTCCAGCTGCTGGAGCACGTCATGCGGTGTGGCGGGGAGACGGCGCGCTACAAAGTGGTGCCCCCTGGTGAGCGCAAGTACCCCTGGCGGTCGGTGCTGCCCACAGCGGCCTCCCTCAACGCCAGCGCAGCGCCCAAGACCCAGACATCTGCAGCCAGTAAATCCTCAGCGCCACCACCTCAGCACGGCGGCCCCCCCATGGCCACGCAAGGCAAACAGGGACTGCTGTCCACGCCCATGCTGGGGATGGTGGCACAGAACCTGGCGGCAGGCATGCTGGCACAGATGGGGTCCTGTCTTATGGGGCAGAACGGCCCCGCCGGGGGCATGATGGGACACAACTCTGCGATGATGGGACACAACTCTGGGATGATGGGGGGGACCAGGGGAGTGGCGCACGGGATGGCCCGACCCAACTCCTCTCCGGCAATGATGGGTCAGAACCGTGGTGGACTGCTGGGGGCAAAGCCTGCCAGCTTTCAAGGGCAGAACTTTCCTTCTGGGGTGATGGGGCCAAGTCAGAACTCCGTTCCAAAGTAA